Genomic DNA from Salvia miltiorrhiza cultivar Shanhuang (shh) chromosome 1, IMPLAD_Smil_shh, whole genome shotgun sequence:
AAATGAGTCTAGACATTGATAGACATGCCTATGTGGAATTTTATCATTTGTTTTATTAATTActctatattaattaattaattaagttttactAAGgcgaataaaaaattattgtaactatttataaatataaaattaagtaGGTTTGAGTAATCATCAAATTTTGGGGTAGAGGTATATAAGAACTTACAAAtataaattcaaacaaatttGAGTGATTAATGAGTATTATTGTATAAGTTTCAGGCATGAATATGTAATAAGATCATTTTTCAAATAGGTTTAGGAGGGCTGAACTTTAGCCTCATTGCTTCATCATTTCGATCATCATTGTGCTCCATCACGATCAACGATTTTGGAGGGCTGAACTTTAGCCTCATTGCTTCTAGGGTTGATCAAATTTGACCGATATCATGTTGACCTAATAATAATCTGACATGTTAAGGTGAAACCCGAACCCACCATGTTAAGAATATGTTTGACCTAAATAAGAATTGTCCAAACTTAAACACGacacaaacataaatatgacaatatatattttattttcacatgACACAATACTAACATGATAGgattaaaacataaatatatcccactacaaaaaaacgcgtaaatagcgacgaaaactaccgacgacggcgccgccgccggcaattaccgacggcacggcggcggcaaaaaagGCGACCAGCCTTTTGACTATTACCagcgcattaccgacggcaaaacgggccgccgctaattagcggatgttacgccgtcgctaatttaaatatatattaatataaatatatattatttattaccgacggcaattgccgtcggtagttaccggccgccgctaatcaccaccgccggtgacatccggcgatagcaccaccgccgtccggccaaaattaccgacggcatttttccgcccctaattaccgacggcaaatgctaattaccgacggcaaatgccgtcggtagttaattttatttttttttaattttttttaattttttttcattttttttttcatttatcatctaataaattgatcaaagataaaaatacaaatacattaaaatcaaatatatattgaaatacaagtgaaaatttaaacattgattattactaatctaagattattactaagaattcaagattcttagtaagaaacttataattataacttaagaatgttaatttgattagtgattcactcatcaatcatcactaatccaaaattattactaagaattcaagattcttagtaagaatcttataattataacttaagaatgttaatttgattagtgattcactcatcaatcatcactaatctaatattattactaagcattcaagattcttagtaagaatcttataattatatcttaagaatgttaatttgattagttatttactcatcaatcatcactaatctaatattattactaagcattcaagattattagtaagaaacttataattataacttaataatgttaatttgattagtgattcactcatcaatcaacactaatctaatattattactaagaattcaagattcttggtaagaatcttataattataacttaagaatgttaatttgattagtgattcactcatcaatcatcactaatctaatattattactaagcattcaagattcttagtaagaatcttataattataacttaagaatgttaatttgattagttattcactcatcaatcatcactaatctaatattattactaagaattcaagattcttggtaagaatcttataattataacttaagaatgttaatttgattagtgattcacttatcaatcatcactaatccaagattattactaagaattcaagattcttagtaagaatcttataattataacttaagaatgttaatttgattagtgattcactcatcaatcatcactaatctaatattattactaagcattcaagattattagtaagaaacttataattataacttaataatgttaatttgattagtgattcactcatcaatcaacactaatctaatattattactaagaattcaagattcttggtaagaatcttataattataacttaagaatgttaatttgattagttattcactcatcaatcatcactaatctaatattattactaagcattcaagattattagtaagaaacttataattataacttaataatgttaatttgattagtgattcactcatcaatcatcactaatctaatattattactaagaattcaagattcttagtaagaatcttataattataacttaaaaatgttaatttgattagtgattcactcatcaatcatcactaatctaatattattactaagaattcaagattcttggcaagaatcttataattataacttaagaatgttaatttgattagttattcactcatcaatcatcactaatctaatattattactaagcattcacgattattagtaagaatcttataattataacttaagaatgttaatttgattagtgattcactcatcaatcatcactaatctaatattattactaagaattcaagattcttagtaagaatcttataattataacttaagaatgttaatttgattagtgattcactcatcaatcatcactaatctaatattattactaagcattcaagattattagtaagaaacttataattataacttaataatgttaatttgattagtgattcactcatcaatcatcactaatctaatattattactaagcattcaagattattagtaagaaacttataattataacttaataatgttaatttgattagtgattcactcatcaatcatcactaatccaagattattactaagaattcaagattcttagtaagaatcttataattataacttaagaatgttaatttgattagtgattcacttgattagtgatccactcatcaatcatcactaatctaatattattactaagcattcaagattattactaagaaacttataattataacttaataatgttaatttgattagtgattcacacatcactcatcactaatgtaagatattacttaagaattcaagattcttagtaagaatcttataattataacttaagaatgttaatttgattagtgattcactcatcaatcatcactactctaatattattgctaagcattcaaaattgttagtgagaaacttataattataacttaataatgttaatttgattagtgatttactcatcactcatcactaatctaagattattactaagaatctaagaaacttataattataacttaataatgttaatttcattagtgatttactcatcactcatcgctaatctaatattattactaagaattcaagatttttaggaagaatcttataattataacttaagaatgttaatttgattagtgatttactcatcactcatcactcatcactcatcactcatcactcatcatcactcatcaatcatcactaatctaatattattactaagaattcaagattcttagtaagtaacttataattataacttaagaatgttaatttgattagtgattcactcatcaatcaacactaaggttatgaatggtgtataaactagattgataaaaaaaaaaaatcgaaaattaataataaattaattaataaatatttttccgacataaaaataagaacggaaacgagcccaatccgtaattaacaacattttttgtatatcatctcgacatattctaaggttattaatatatatgatattgtatattgaagtagactttaaatgaattaatagatactatatatatcaataatacgagtgttctgtactggtgaccattcgaaaagaacttcaaggttaagcgtgcttgacttagagcacaactaagatgggtgaccgactgagaagttcgtctaaattatgcaataatgtataaataccgaaataaattgtggatatacaataaaataaaataaataaataaaataaataaataaataaataaataaaataaaataaataaattaaaaaatattacctagggcaaatgccgtcggtaattaccgacggcattttgccctcggtaataccttgaacaactccggcgtgtgcgccaccaccgtccggtgaaaattaccggcggtgacctcgccgccgctaattaccgacggcaaatgccgtcggtaattttccggcaactctccgccgttcaacggcggtatttaacggcggaaatgccggcggcttcgccgccgttaattgccggcggcggccgatcgccgtcggtaatggcattaccgacgagccggttagcgacggcgagttgccgccggtaacctttatcaccggcggccgtgccttattaccgacggcaaaatgccgtcggtaatcgtaattttttttgtagtgtcctAAGCCCTAAACACTAAACGTGCACGATAACAACacataataacaacaacaataatacaCAATCTAATTTTTAAACAACAAATTCAGTTTTATATCTAgaaggaaaataaaatattcaataatataacaatacattttaaattaaattctcaaCTAAAGATTAGGTTGAGGGGGAAAATAATAGTGTATATATAaagggaagggctaccgtgaaaacacttcaattcttaaaataaaaataaaaatatttttcaatgtacgaattttatgtacctttgggattcgaactcaggaccacgaattcattcaacagggttacgaatcaaccatagatcttgatgatctaagggctgaaaattgtttatattttatattttaaaaagtgtttttattttagccctcccctatatatatatatatatatattaacatgtAACCTATCAATATCTGACTTGAACTTGATACGATAATTTTGTGCTCTCACAGGGTTGACTTGATAATTATACGTGAATATGATAAAACTTGACACTAATCCACTAATTTTGTGCGTTttcatattaaattattatgttTTGTCAGTGTCAATCTTTTCATTTCATCACCagggttaatataaaattcTACTTATAAATTTCAAACTTAAGTGATTTTTCCGTCAAAACTCGACATGACGTAACTTATAGTACATATCAAATTCTGACACATCtccttaatactccctccgtctcaataaTCTTAtcccacttttctttttgggttgtcccaatattCATGTCCCAGTTCTAAATTAAGACATAATTAAGAAATGTTTAACATTAACTTATATACCTAttaaatctaaaccctaattatctctttcctctctctcttctccacctatCCGCCGCCCTCCCACCTCCCACCTCCACCGCCCACCCACCTCCACCATCGCGCAACCTCCGTCGTCCTCCCACCTCCACCATCGCGCCACCTCGCCGCCCTCCCACTTCCACCCTTCGAGCTGCATCTGTCGCCCTCTCGCCTCCACCCTTGCGCCGCCCCTGCCACCCTCGCGAGCTCGTTGCAGCGGCGGCGTAGAGCGCCCACCGCCGCTCTTCTCACTTCGCCTCACCGCCTCCTCTCTCctactctattttttttcttttccagaaattagggctcgccgGAAATTAGCCTCGCCTCCACCCTTGCGCCGCCGCAGCAGCCGTTGTCCTCCGCCTCCGGCTCTCGCCCACCACCTCTCGCCCTCGGCTGCCtcctctctcctactttttttttccagaaattagggctcgcctCCACCCTTGCGCCGCCGCAACTGTCGCTGCCCTCCGCCTCCGGCTCTCGCCCACCACCTCTCGCCGTCGCCCGAGAGGTGGTGGTGTTTTGGTGTTCATAATtgttagttttttatttttgttgttttaatttcagaaattaaaagatttccattttttgatttCTAGTGGTGTTTTGGTGTTCATAATTGAAAGATTTCTCTCATCTGTTTCACTGTTTCGAAACTATGTGTTTTGGTGTTCAGAAATTGTGGTATTCATAAGCTCTCTCCTCTGTTCACTGTTCCGGCGGCTCGCTCTGGCGGCGTTCACTGTTCCGGCTGCTCGCCACGGGCGGCAACAACAAATTGAAGAGGACTGTTAACAAtgcttaaaatttaattaacaaatCCATAAATATGTGGGCCAtacaacttttttcttaatactactctccttaatacccgtgccgaaaaaaaACGGGACatgattattgggacggagggagtataaaattggTTTCATTTACTATAAccattttatgattttttttgttaaaattcgACGGATTACAAGCTTGTACCTAAAATTATACTACATAATTAAGACTTGCAAAGCATGttcaaaaaagagaaaaaagattaaaaaaaaagaaaaagaattgcAACATTTCATAAagacaaaatgagaaaaaatgatcacaattttaatattataaataatcaCAAAATGAAACAAAGTTGAAGTACGTTAGCAGTTTTTAGAAAAGGCAGAAAACATCaatacttttaatatttttaaataatcataatttcttcattccaattttttttcaccgtatcatatattaaattaaaagttgctttcttttatctaaaatacatattacatattttatcaaGAATAAAATTGCACGAAAATTGAAGAAATGTGTTTTGTAAGAATGAGGAAGAAAGGAATTTAGAATGCAAAACCATCATTTTCCAATTGCTGGTGGTTTTGTATTGCAGATTTTtacatttttgaaaaatatatttataaatgataattttattcatctaattaaatttatttacacattttttgtttttgttttttattttatatatagtaGTACTATGATTTTCTAAATATAGTTGCTAGGCCTTCCCGCGCCAATTGAGACCGTTCTAGTATGCCAAAGTGGCACCTGCAATTGCTGTAAtaggctgctctgctctgcttaGCTCAGCAGCTCATGAAATCCACGACATTCTATTCAACATCACATTCACAAAAATTCTGATGAAAATCAACCAAATTTGATTGCACCAAATTGTTCAACTCGTGTTAAAATGTTTGGTTAAACACTAGGAGATATCCATCTATACCACTATCCATAAAcagtaatgaaaaaaaataaaaagccaagaaaaaaattaacacaCGTGTATAAGATAACATCCAATGCCGGACGTACCAATTCCCACCCCTTTTTTTTGCGCCTAAACATACAAATTTTCACCATATTGTATATAAACTAAATATTCTGCCTtcaaatacacgaattttcaaTTCTTATGATTTTCACACAgttgttaatttttttcaaattaactTTGAGATGGACGCACCACATGTTCACGTTACTTCAGCTAGCTATGATGACATTAATAGGTTCAAAGTTGATAAGCGTGTGGAAAATGAGAACGATTGAAAATGGTGCATTTGGAGGCAGAATTTTTTAGTTTATATACAAATGgtgaaagttggtgtattttatCACCTGGAATTTTTTCCAGCACGCTGCGCGGTGGATTTTCTGATGGATTCGATCCGCTGCAGCCGTATCTGCTCCCGGAATTTGGCTATGAATTCGTCGGCTTTCTTGTCGACGTCGCGCCCATTATCATCAGCCGGAGCTTCCACGTTGCTTGATGAGCTTCCTGCAAAGTTATGTTCATCAAACTGATCATCACCATCgctctcttcctcttcctcttcctcgtcTCTAGTTTCCATCACCACTTCCTCCTTCTTCTGCTTCCTTTTATCAGGATATTTTATCTCATAATCCATTGATGGTTTCTCAACAAATTCATTCAGCTTAAATGATCGAACAGATTTGACCGAATCAGCTCCAAGCCTCATGAGCTCATCCACTTGGGCTTCTTCACTAGGCACGCTCCTCGCGCTCCGCGCCAACTCCTTCTTGGTCGAGCCTACAGGGATGCTAGAATTCGACTTCATCAGCACCGATTTCCTGAGGAATGGAggtgaaggcggcggcggaggagccGGCGGTGGTGGGGCGAAGCTCTTCTTCCTCACCACATCCTCACCACTCTTGGATTGAGATTCGTAAGATAATTTTTTTGGCGATGACGCATTAGGGTTAGTAGCCCTGAATGACCTAAATGATCGAGACTCGCTCCTATTCAATTCTTGCTCCTCCGTTGAAGGCGAAGCTAGTTCATCGCCGGTCTCTTTTATCTCCATCCTCCCCGACCTCGATCGCCACGGAATAGGCGATCGGAGCACGACCTtctcctccgccgcctcctcctTCTCGGCCGCCACCTTGTCAACATTCAATCTTCCAAAATCCCCAATTCTGGATTTTCTCGAATTAGGGCTAGGAACGCGTTGCTTGAGGCTCCTGACAGGCAAAAGGAGAGGCTTCTGGCTGATCTGAGAGACGACGCCGTTTTCCTTGTCAACGGCGGAGTTTTCCTTAGCCACCACAACTAACGGCGGCTCGCCCCTATAATACTGAGAATTCAAAGCTTGAAACTTGCTCTCCTCAATCACGGTGTGGTTTTCGGATTCATCATCAAAAACAGACGAAACCTGCAGCAGCTTCGACACATACGACTGCGCATTATCGATCTTATAATCTTTGTGTGGCTCATCATTTTTCTTGCTAAACAGCCCATAAGAAACGGCTATGCCCACAAAAATGAGCTGCAGAAGCTCCCAGCTTCTCGCGTGCAAGGTTTGGTTGAAGAAATCAGGAGCCAAAGAGGGGAAAAGTGGGACCAAGACTAGGAAAACTGTAACAAGGGCAGCCTTGTACAGAAAAAACTTACTTGGATTTTCATGATCAGAGGGTGATTTGATTTGGGTTTTGGGAGCTGCATCTGCCATGGGAGATCTGCTGAGCTTTTGCAGATTGGAgatggggaagaagaagaagaagatgaagatgatggagaaagagagggagaagTCTTAGGCACTAAGGAAAAGTGTGGGAAAGTGGAAGGAGTGATGAGGAAAAGTTTTTGGGCTGTGAGATTATTTGAAGCTATGCTTTACTTCTTTTCAACcatttttatgaatttacaCCAATGCCCCTTTGACTGACCATGAGTACTCCTCCCTTTCTCATAAATATGTATAGGTGATTTTTAGCATGTGttttaatgaaaaattatttatagTACTTTTGCCGTTTCACTTAGTTTGATCAATTTCTTTTTGGCATGAGATTTAAAAAGTTAATGTTCAGTGTTTAAAATGTATTTGGTGATAAAGTGAAAAAGTCATTCTATATAAGGAAAGTGATCAAGCTAATTGGGACAGCTCGAAAATAAATATTGATCAACTTAattgggacagagagagtattaatAATGAAGAAATGGTTCCACACGAAGAGTATTTATAAATAGATTTTAGATAAATAGTTTAAGTTACAAGGGTAAAATTATATGTGAGGtaatgtctaaaaatagaatgtgCATAAATTTGGGGAACATACCAAAAATTAAAGGTATGCATAAATACGAGAACAGAGGAAGTATTATGGAATCAAATTGTGATAAttgttatttagattattttaaaaaaaacattttagTTGCAAATGCTTCATTTATATACTAATCTATTTAATGAAAATCCatgaaaatcaataataaaaaaaaacaagtccGTCAAACTCTGAATAGAGTCTATGAATTTTCTAAATTTACGAAAATTCATGAACTTTTTAAAGTCCAAAAAAATTCAATAGAATCCCAAACCAATACACTCCCTTAGTGTTGCACACAAGTTCATTCGTATACTAAtctattttcacatatttaaattttttataatatatcgTTATACTTTTAACGCATATTTTCGAATTGAAAATATACAAGCTATACATGTTTTCTTTTAATGACAATGTactcaaaagaaaaaaggtGACCATTATAATAAATTGATTGAGAATACACGATCTACCCATATATGAAAATTGACAAATATGTACGTAAATATTGGCAGATCACAAATCATAATTATATactcattttaaattaattaatgatataGATGATGCAGCACGAGAGGATTACTAAATTGATAGAAATCCAATAGATCAAGTATTGAACTAAGAGCATCAGTATTGGTTAAGCAGCCCACCCAATTGTTGCATTAGTTTGATTCATCATGCTAACTCATaagaattagttttgattttttgaattatgatttaatttaaatatagaaattatATTAAGGCaattacatatatttaaataaggaaattacataaatttaaataatgtaAATTCAAATTGATACCCTCAAGATCCAGTTAGTGATACGGCTCTGAGAGATCACCACACCAATTTGACGAGTAATAATTCGAATTTTTGGGATTCATTTAAACAAAAATTTTGGATAAAGAAAGAAATTGAGATGAAATGGTGATGAAATGGTATAGGAAATATtggattatataaatgaaataaagaagaagaattaaaaaaaaaaaccagcaACTTACCGTTCTGCAGCAAAGAGTTGTTggcaatttttcaattttttaattaatttattttattttttttatcttttttatttaataatataggCATGTGAATTGCACGCGCTATAAATAATCGCGCATGAACCAGGCTCATCCCATCGCGTCGCACCTCAAATCGATGTTGACTGTGTCGGTCGGCTCATCACCAAAGCCAGCTCAAGTCAGGCAATGAACCAGACCTATGTTGATGCTCTAGCTAGTATCCTTCAAATAATGAAACAAGAATGAGTTCAAAGATCAAGCTAGAATTAGATGTGTGCCTGCTCTATTTGATACTTCCTCTGTCATGTAAATTGAGTGGTGAAGGAgacccaccaaaattaatgTGTTAAATCAATATggttacaatttttttataaatactaAATATGAACGAAGTTTAAAatcacatactccctccgtccacgaaatgagtacccatatttccattttcgtccgtccacgaaatgagtacccatttccctttttggcaagtgtaccccacacaacactttaattaatacactaaaaaaggtGGGACCTCtattctattcacactacactcaatacatttcttaaaacccgtgccgtccacaaatgggtactcatttcgtggacggagggagtataattttcaagaaaaagaagattATAATTTTCATGAATGAATGGAGTattagtttgtttttttttttttctacacaCATGTTATAAGATCATACTATATTAACATCTTATTTTGATAATATCTATAAACTCTTTTCTTATGAAGTAATGAACACCGCTCAACAAGAACTAATAAATTGTTTTAATGAACTAATAAATTTAGCTAGACACCTATTATACATTAGATATATC
This window encodes:
- the LOC131008095 gene encoding uncharacterized protein LOC131008095; translation: MADAAPKTQIKSPSDHENPSKFFLYKAALVTVFLVLVPLFPSLAPDFFNQTLHARSWELLQLIFVGIAVSYGLFSKKNDEPHKDYKIDNAQSYVSKLLQVSSVFDDESENHTVIEESKFQALNSQYYRGEPPLVVVAKENSAVDKENGVVSQISQKPLLLPVRSLKQRVPSPNSRKSRIGDFGRLNVDKVAAEKEEAAEEKVVLRSPIPWRSRSGRMEIKETGDELASPSTEEQELNRSESRSFRSFRATNPNASSPKKLSYESQSKSGEDVVRKKSFAPPPPAPPPPPSPPFLRKSVLMKSNSSIPVGSTKKELARSARSVPSEEAQVDELMRLGADSVKSVRSFKLNEFVEKPSMDYEIKYPDKRKQKKEEVVMETRDEEEEEEESDGDDQFDEHNFAGSSSSNVEAPADDNGRDVDKKADEFIAKFREQIRLQRIESIRKSTAQRAGKNSR